The Pungitius pungitius chromosome 15, fPunPun2.1, whole genome shotgun sequence nucleotide sequence CAACTCCATCGTGGAGCTGGACTTCATTCGCTCGGACATCTTCGAGGAGGTGCTCAACTACATGTACACAGCCAGGCTCGCCGTGAGGAAGAAGGACATCAACATGATGATGTCCTCCGGCCAGATCCTGGGCATCAACTTCTTGGACAACCTGTGCACCCAGAAGCGTGAGCTGACCAACATGAAGACCCGGGAGAACCAGGCTCCGGGTGACCACGGGCTGCGAGCTCAGGACGCCATCCTGAAGGAGCTGGCCATGGAGGAGGTGCGGAAAAACAGCTTCTATGACCAGGGGATGGAGGGTATGGGGCCCGGCGGCTCTCACGTGTCTCAGCCGCACAACTACAACACCAACATGGGCAAAGACCCCCACAGCCACGGCTggggctcctcgtcctccagcgACATGAAGCTGGAGTACCTGCTGTACGGCCACCGCGACCACGGCTCCTGTCAGAGCACCGGCGCCAAAACCCTGGATCACAACGCCAAAAAGGAGCGCCTGCTCACCGCCAACCGCCCCTACGCCTGCGAGCACTGCCCCAAAGCCTTCACCACCGCCGCCCACCTCAAGGAGCACCTAAAGATCCACTCCGGCTTCAAGCCCCACCGCTGCATCGTGTGCGGCAAGGCCTTCATCCGGGGGCCCGACCTGAAGCGGCACGAGCGGGTCCACAGCAACGAGCGGCCCTTCGGGTGCCAGATATGCGAAAAGGCCTTCAAGCACAAGTCCCACCTGAAGGACCACGAGCGGCAGCACCGGGGCGAGCGGCCGTTCAACTGCGGCTCCTGCGAAAAGGCCTTCATCAAGGCGTCGGACCTGAAGCGCCACTGGAACACCATGCACAGCGGCAACCCCCGCAGACAGATGTCCCTGTCCCCCGCCGCCTCCCAGCACGGCCAGGCAGAGGCCGCCGACCAGAGAGACTGGAAACTGGAGACCGGGCCACACTCGCATAACTCGGGGGACTGCTGAGCCGCTGCTGGTCCGCATGCGTCCAACAGCAttcattagaaaagaaaaagaataaacgTATACACACATACTGACGCAACCACAAAACCCTGTGACAGGCCGACGGCCTGACGTCACGCGGACGATGATCGGAGTGAGTAACGAGAGACCATAGCATGTTCATGAGACTGTGGGGGCtgtattaatattattgttattattcagAAGAGTTATGTCAAAACCATGTTTTCTTTCCACCTGTAAAATCATGTAAATGTTTAGTCCACTCTACTATACGTATATTTTTCACAAAGCGTTGTTGCTATGTAGATTGGGGGTTCTCATAACATTAATTCTCTTTTACTTTTTACGGGATatgtaacatttaaatgtttgtttaaccTTTACTGGATTTTTACggagatgaaagagagaaaccgaatgggagggtttgggggggggggggggggggggggggggggggggggggcagggagattCTTTCTGCATAACATTTGTTGCATAGAGTATattcatgtggatgtttttaatggatGTGTTTAGTTGTATTGATTGATATTACACTGTAAGAGTAAGAGTCACCATTTTGCATTTGATGCAGATGATACCAAAGTCTTGGGCATGTGACGGATTGTCTTCGCAGACTCTCCCGCCCAAGCAACCGGCTAACTAGATTTACTGTTATACAGTATAACTGTCATCCAGCTATCAACAGTTAATGATAGATGTCTGTATATACTGTAGCTTAGTTCGTTGCACAATTAGAGTACACAGTAATGAAATATGCACATATAACATTGTCCTACTCCTACACTTTGACAATAAACaccatttgctgtgttttattgtcttttgcAAAGTTTGGTTTTTGTTGAGATTATTTTGGCTCTCAAGTCTCTTGTTTTGTCAGAGGGAGGTTACGTGCCACTCCCAGAACAACGCAAACACCTGAAAACTGGCTCTCGGATTTGAAAGATTATTCTGTCACGACGCAACGGTCAGAGTCCGCTGAGCGCACAATGGTGTCTCGTGGAGGTCGCAGGTCAGAGATAGCGCTCTTCTGCAGTTGCCACGTCGGTGAAATTGGTCAAAACGTCAAAGTGTTGGGTTTGTTGTGGTTGTAGCAAAAAGCTTTGTGGACCGTAGGTTCCCTTCTTTGAGGACTTGGAAAGTGTTTAACAAAACTGAAAGTTCCACTTTTCTGTTACATAAGACATGTTTAAGGTTCAGACAAACTAGGTGAGGggagctgcaggtgagcagCAGACTTATTCACTCCTGATTTGGAAGACGTGTGTTTTGCTAAGAGAACAGCAAATCTGTACCTGGGACTCCAACATGATGACCATGGCTGctgtttttgattattttccttACCGATTATCCTGCAGATCGCTTCCTCGATTAATCGTTTGGTCCATGAAATGTCCACCTGGGCTCACCAGACCCAGAGGTGAGATCTTCAAAGGTTCGGTTGCGTCCGACCTTgtgtaaataatatatttaggTTACAGTGATGTGACTCAGACGAGCAGCGGAGAAACCGACACAATTTGTTCGCCTCCAAAGCTCTTGTACAATTATTAAAGCAGTTGCTATTAAATCTAAGCTGaccacatgtttttcttttagtcaTGTGAAAGTACACTGAATATCTTTCTGCTCTTTGTCtccgaccaaaaaaaaaaaaaaaacgtacctcCCAGTGTTTTGTGGGTAAAAgacctcagcacacacacacacacacacacacacacaaaaaaagacaaaaccatcTCTCTCATACTCTGCCTGCGACACTAGATGGTGCCCTGCTCATAGCGATTGACCCGTCTCAGCCCAATCTGACCTGCTCGTgctgaccgccccccccccccccccctccctacaaTAAACCGTAGGACAGGAGAGGGGCGGGCTCATCATTggaagctgctgcagaaacGCACATCTGCTGGCTTTGTGAAATGCGTATGCTCTCTCTCACCTCGGTGTTTtccatatatttacatctgactCCAGCGGCCCGGAGCAGCATCagattggggggtgggggggggggggggcattcacaGTCCCTGCTCAGTTTGCACAGGGCCATGCCTATTTATGAGCGTTTGACCACACGGTGGCCGGTGGGAGGGGCCTCACGGATCTCCAGAGGGATTTATTCTCAACTGTCAACGGAGGAAGTCTTTGATCTTCTGACATTAGGTGGAAAACTGACGTTAGCGTCTAAAGGAAAAGGCGGGCCTTACCTCTCTGATgcccagggtgtgtgtgtgtgtgtgtgtgtgtgtgtgtgtgtgtgtgtgtgtgtgtgtgtgtgtgtgtgagagaataagTGCATCAAAGCCAATGAATGATGTggttttgcatttctttgttgCGCTGATTGGCCCCGAGTGTGTGTCCCATTTTGTCCTTTCTGCctcttgtgtgtatttgtggagGTCTGACCTGCAATGTGTGTATGATTTACTCtttgtcggtgtgtgtgtgtgtgcgtgccaaGGGATTTAGGTGATCTAGGCttattgtgtttgtatgtatgagCCAAAGCCTGGGCCTAAGTGcatttatatgtgtgtgcacgcatgtgcgagtgtgtatgcatgtgtaatGACTTGGGAGGGGGGTTGGTGGAGAGCGTGTGAGAGTGCGTTCACGCACGTCTATGTGCTCGCATCGCATAGTTTTTATGTGTTGCTGTGCGCTGCGTCCATCTATAATGAgttctgtgtgtgcacacgcacgcacgtccGTGTGTGAGTGACAGGCAGTGAGCGAATGTGCATTCATGCGTGTGCCCCTCTGCGTGTGCTCATCCGTGCTTGTGCGTGAGGATTGTGCATCAGTAGGAggaggttttgtgtgtgtgtgtgtgtgtgtgtgtgtgtgtgtgtcggggcctgtatttgtttttatgtatgcatgagcttgcgtgcgtgtgtgtgtgtgtgtgtgtgcatgcaaatgCACACATCATCACTATTAAGGGAATTTACGTGTCAGCAGGCTGAATTATATAATGCAGGTACTCACATGAAtgaatatctgtgtgtgtgtgtgtgtgtgtgtgtgtgtgtgtgtgtgtgtgtgtgtgtgtgtgtgtgtgtggtatacaTTAGCATTGTGGGTGCTGTGCATTCAGATTCATGTCTGCATAACTTTATgtggctttctgtgtgtgttttgttctctcTTCAGCTTTGGTTTATGTGTGTGGGCGCAAGTGCacgggtgtgtgcgtgcgtgagtgtgtgtttgcctgtgtgtgtatttgtgtacagTGAACACCCGGTTTCCATTACCCCGGCCCGGCGTGGTTCCCTCGGGCGGACCACAAACCTCCTGTCTCCACTCTGGCTCCACCCAGCGCTGCCACAGGCTTCCCAGAAAAGAACAGcgtctaattaaaaaaaagaaaaaaagtttaattacattcatctcatctctctctctctctctctctctcacacacacacacacacacacacacacacacacacacacacactgggagagTAAAACAACTGTATACAAACAATTCCATGTGATAAATGGACTTGAAAGGAAAAGCCAGCAGTTTTTTCTGCCCAAAGCAGAATGGCTTTTAATCAGAGCTGCTGACATTCATGAGCATCACGGCCTCCTGTGATGTCGTCTCCCACTCGAGCAACATCTGGATCATCTGCCGTCTTAAGgactttttctttccccccgaCGTCTTTTCATGGGACATTTTATACCTTTGATCTGAAAAACCCAAAATGCATTAATCCCCTTCCAGCGGTGCGTCTCCAGTTACTGTACAAACACTGGGGTTATTAAACTGATCTACAGGGCAGCGCTTCCACAACGACACGACGATGAAGTGACACTCGATCAGAGCCAACGTCCCGTTAAGGAGGATCTGTGAGGAATGtcacgagagggggggggggcggttcacTCATCACCGGTGGACACAGGAGCTCCTATCTGACCAGCGTCTTCCTTTCCCATGACACCACATGGAGGCAGGTATATTAAACGTGACCCCGTGTGGGACAAGGCGCGTCTTTTTTGACCTGCCGGGtcagatcgtgtgtgtgtgtgtgtgtgtgtgtgtgtgtgtgtgtggggtgaggtggggggggcttaTCGGAGGCATCTCTGCAGATGCCCAGGAAAGGCTGCGATCGGCCTGCAGGAGTCTTTGTTCACGGGGAAGGAGCAGATGCTGCAGCTGAGAGATTACCATCACATCACTCCTCAGTGGGGAGTCCGGGTCTCCTTCCCTTCTCCCTActgcgctccccccccccccattttatcTATCTGGTACTCCTCTTATCTCCGTCTTTAGCCCTTTTTTCCTCTACAtcctttccttcttcctcatctctccttccttctcccctGCTGTCCTCCCTTGTTTTCTCTCACCATCCCTCAGCCCATGTTTCCTAACTTTCCTTGTCATCTCTCCTCAACGTTCCTatcctttcttttttccccactctGCTCTTCCCTCATTTACGTCCTTGTTTCTTTCCTATCCTTCCTTATTGTCTCCTCTGCTCTGTCCTTTTCTTGTCCATCTATTTTTCTTGATTCTTATCTCGACTCTGACCTCTTCCTTTATTTCTCCTTCCTttcattcctcctcctgtcaTCCTCTGTCAACTTGCCTCTGTTCTTTCCTGTCCTCCCCTAACCTTTCACATGCTTCCTTATTCTCTAACCTCCCCCTCCcgctctttcccccccccccttttcctcccttctctccacACTGTGTTCCCCACTAGCTCTCCTCCCCTCATCTTGTcccatcacctcctcccccagcctccctccatctctcccctgCTTCTCTGCTCCTCACCACCAGGCAGATAACAACTGAGCGCTGTCTTTGGTCGGACACAGTCCACAGTGTTCTCCTcgctccccttcctcctcctcctcctcctcctcctcctcctcctcctcctcctcctcctcctctgctgttaTCGGTCTCAGGCATGGAGGTCTCACTCTAATGAAATTCCCTCAGTGATCACACAGACGGATCTAAAGGCAACATTTCTTTGGAGAGCACATCTGGCTGAGGGCATGAAAAGGAACAGCGACTGTAATCTGATTATAAAAACATGTTGTCTGTATTCTGCCCCAACCTGGAATTTGTTACTCAATCAAACACGTGGCggataacaataaaaaaatgtttttgaaagacCGCTGATACCAGTCGAGTTTACCGTTAAAACCTAAAGAATGAACAGGCCAGCGGAAGGAAAAAGTATACCGTTGTGAACATATCGATTATATGAATGGAAGCCAAACTAAACATGCAaagctcatttcatttttctttatttccttctaAAAAAGAGCTAAAGCTGTCCGACTGAATCCGTGATGAATCAACCAATGATGCAACTCGAGTGACCTCACACAGCTGTGTACGATCCATGTGATTTATTTGTGTGCCTTCAGCAGCTGTTCGGATCAATGAgtgttattatttgttattgttAGTGTGTTATTTGATTAAAAGGTGCCGCATCTATTTCTGTCCGCTCTGGTCTTTCGGGGGCCGGGGGCCTCATGAGAGGGGCCTCTGTTTTCGTCTGGCGGACACTCAGACCGCAGGACCCTCAACGGGCTGTAATTCGAGGAATGTGTCTTTGGATAAGAAAAGAcgtgctttttttatttaataaaaaaagaaatcatagaaATGATGATtgcaatcaaataaaaaaagcctcagacctatttaacttttattcaaccacaacatttttctttctcaaaggGAGCTTTTGTGGCATGGGAACATGCTTAAACCTGATCTATCAGCGACAAAGGGTCCTAAACAGAGCTATGACCTGTGAATGTCACATTAGTTCAACTTTCATGTTTCAGTGGGATAATGGCTTATTTCTTAAGGATTCACATGATCTGTCCGAGCTCCACTTTGGTAAACCGT carries:
- the LOC119209671 gene encoding zinc finger and BTB domain-containing protein 14-like isoform X1, yielding MIDSPTSVYSLQFYRSSVKRKRYKRSSDLTCNMSDLLRYIDYDHKATFLKMLNQQRMEGEHCDVVVVVENIEFRAHRCVLAACSNYFKKLFKKQSEEDNSIVELDFIRSDIFEEVLNYMYTARLAVRKKDINMMMSSGQILGINFLDNLCTQKRELTNMKTRENQAPGDHGLRAQDAILKELAMEEVRKNSFYDQGMEGMGPGGSHVSQPHNYNTNMGKDPHSHGWGSSSSSDMKLEYLLYGHRDHGSCQSTGAKTLDHNAKKERLLTANRPYACEHCPKAFTTAAHLKEHLKIHSGFKPHRCIVCGKAFIRGPDLKRHERVHSNERPFGCQICEKAFKHKSHLKDHERQHRGERPFNCGSCEKAFIKASDLKRHWNTMHSGNPRRQMSLSPAASQHGQAEAADQRDWKLETGPHSHNSGDC
- the LOC119209671 gene encoding zinc finger and BTB domain-containing protein 14-like isoform X2 — protein: MSDLLRYIDYDHKATFLKMLNQQRMEGEHCDVVVVVENIEFRAHRCVLAACSNYFKKLFKKQSEEDNSIVELDFIRSDIFEEVLNYMYTARLAVRKKDINMMMSSGQILGINFLDNLCTQKRELTNMKTRENQAPGDHGLRAQDAILKELAMEEVRKNSFYDQGMEGMGPGGSHVSQPHNYNTNMGKDPHSHGWGSSSSSDMKLEYLLYGHRDHGSCQSTGAKTLDHNAKKERLLTANRPYACEHCPKAFTTAAHLKEHLKIHSGFKPHRCIVCGKAFIRGPDLKRHERVHSNERPFGCQICEKAFKHKSHLKDHERQHRGERPFNCGSCEKAFIKASDLKRHWNTMHSGNPRRQMSLSPAASQHGQAEAADQRDWKLETGPHSHNSGDC